The following are from one region of the Nicotiana tabacum cultivar K326 chromosome 3, ASM71507v2, whole genome shotgun sequence genome:
- the LOC107819214 gene encoding protein root UVB sensitive 4, protein MQSNLYPSSRARSCFSWNPHIPTPKIAIPNNLKSSINFQEQRLSKNIRSFSWIPDKPHIPNSKTDIPNNPKTSITPPGVTKYLENSLTFGEEKLINKQKTPTVPYCLRVLVRKSDNFYRYIWDGNDLKLVPVDGNAFTLSDFCCNFEDTVQKLVRICILAVRNFFLPRKVSSNYLEYVKWKFVHRVSSSALQIFATQAMLRAIGIGNSSSLPSAAALNWVLKDGLGRLSRCIYTASLASSFDTNLKRVRFYTSVLFSLSIGVELLTPVFPQYFLMLASIANIAKQISLACYLATGTAVHRSFAIADNLGEVSAKEQIQTVCFDNLGLALAAALNILFANNPSLQAGLPFVVYPIFSVVDLFGIYQGLKHVHLQTLTKDRLEIIISTWIQQGFVPSPAEVSKQEGIGLSWSRGREPWSIRIGYVNPTPCTAELSKNMMESLINEDFYFLSPERLTSESKRNQEYGVLLSLREGVGTTDVIRGILHASYVRKDIEACGSSTAVLEQWFNLVEDGKRLTEENMSQLYEQMLSLGWACKNILFSTQEQPCYGW, encoded by the exons ATGCAATCCAACTTATATCCATCGAGTAGAGCTCGTTCTTGTTTCTCATGGAATCCCCACATCCCCACACCTAAAATAGCCATACCCAATAACCTCAAATCCTCCATAAACTTTCAAGAACAAAGGCTAAGTAAAAATATCCGTTCTTTTTCATGGATTCCAGACAAACCCCACATCCCCAACTCCAAAACAGACATACCCAATAACCCCAAAACCTCCATAACCCCACCAGGTGTTACAAAATATCTGGAAAATTCATTAacttttggagaagaaaagttgatTAATAAGCAAAAAACACCCACTGTCCCGTATTGTCTTCGTGTTTTGGTTCGAAAGTCAGACAATTTTTATAGGTATATCTGGGATGGGAATGACTTAAAACTGGTCCCTGTTGATGGGAATGCTTTTACTCTATCTGATTTCTGCTGTAATTTTGAAGATACAGTTCAAAAGTTAGTCAGAATTTGTATTTTGGCTGTAAGGAATTTTTTTCTTCCAAGGAAAGTTAGTAGTAATTACCTTGAATACGTGAAGTGGAAGTTTGTTCATCGTGTTTCCAGTTCTGCTCTCCAAATTTTTGCCACCCAG GCTATGTTGCGGGCAATTGGAATAGGGAACTCCAGTTCACTTCCATCAGCTGCTGCACTAAATTGGGTCCTGAAGGATGGTCTTGGACGGTTGAGCAGGTGCATCTACACTGCTAGCCTAGCATCTTCGTTTGATACCAATCTTAAG AGAGTAAGGTTCTATACATCTGTTCTCTTCAGTTTGAGCATTGGAGTTGAATTGTTGACTCCTGTATTCCCACAATACTTTTTGATGCTTGCATCAATTGCCAACATCGCCAAGCAAATAAGCCTTGCGTGTTACCTAGCAACTGGT ACTGCCGTTCATAGAAGCTTTGCAATTGCCGATAATCTTGGTGAGGTTTCTGCAAAAGAACAG ATTCAAACAGTGTGCTTCGATAATCTTGGTCTTGCACTTGCTGCAGCCCTGAATATACTATTTGCTAATAATCCAAG TTTGCAAGCAGGTCTACCATTTGTGGTGTACCCAATCTTCTCAGTGGTTGATCTTTTTGGTATATATCAAGGACTAAAGCATGTGCATCTGCAGACATTAACTAAG GATAGGCTTGAGATTATTATAAGCACATGGATTCAACAAGGATTTGTCCCATCACCTGCAGAGGTGAGTAAACAGGAGGGTATTGGCTTATCTTGGAGCAGAG GCAGAGAGCCATGGTCTATCAGAATCGGTTACGTAAATCCTACACCTTGCACAGCAGAGCTATCTAAGAATATGATGGAATCTTTGATTAATGAAGACTTTTATTTCTTGAGCCCAGAGAGATTGACTAGTGAATCGAAAAGGAATCAGGAG TATGGTGTCCTACTTTCGCTGCGGGAAGGGGTCGGCACTACAGATGTGATCAGGGGCATTTTGCAT GCAAGTTATGTACGCAAGGATATAGAAGCTTGCGGTAGTTCCACTGCAGTTCTTGAGCAATGGTTTAACCTGGTTGAAGATGGTAAGAGATTAACAGAAGAAAATATGAGCCAGTTGTATGAGCAAATGTTGTCTTTGGGGTGGGCATGTAAGAATATTCTTTTCAGCACGCAGGAGCAACCTTGCTATGGATGGTAA